A single window of Plasmodium reichenowi strain SY57 chromosome 12, whole genome shotgun sequence DNA harbors:
- a CDS encoding tetQ family GTPase, putative, producing the protein MFKRVCVYKNSFWKYKKRFFSKKLVNIGILAHIDAGKTTISEDILYQSKEIKVKGNINDQNTQLDFLKQERERGITIKSAYSCFEWHKIKVNLIDTPGHIDFSNETFISLCVLDKCIIVIDSKEGVQIQTINIFRYIKENLPIYFFLNKMDINHIDIDSNFLSIKNRLTKKGLLITYPIYENKKLKYILDIPSMVLYSYPQINYGQTFMYNSYFLKTLLEGSLYEKKLYSHFVMINPKPDTLSKENKNKNNINILNVLNDDIIDYIIKKREEIIEILCDLDNTIEYKYLNNIPISYEHFKNSLSLCIDKKYIFPIFSGSALHSYGVHILLDYITHDNEMEKGMKNGMEEENDVEMEKGMKNGMEEENVVEMEKEREMNHNKERTNNNTNETPFLSYEKINKDKYNIYQNKKCGNNSDMYHPYDTTYNHNNLIKNTDIIKNNIIFNNKKAFNSIYKTIIFIFKLANEKNGFNTFCKVFKGKLSKNTKLLNLRNKKTEIVKGIYKVKADRYITTNVLDTNDIGMVRGFENIILCDIICEKDDEKSSHNNNDFPSEDQMTHHNKQNNEYRHRNHIENTFNELYHKSYKEDEKNHALLEGTYSQNNLFIGHNDLPPFSDIYKLLKDEIPNKQWLYFLKSYKKRIGKNIIVCTCAIEPKEYKKEKDLKNILKQICLEDNSILVFTDKNNKLVIGSIGILNIEVIIDKIKNDYNIDIKTSPVEIIQKEYIQGYYENSIKKEMKVGSYISTIIVGFVIKEKDEFIDISSYVQNVLKHEKISHFLSSEERIQNNIYNNKYNNNKLNIPDNLDKGNNLLLYDDIRFEDNKKMYISTTNDDRQNYDEHDNINILDNMEIKAITEKDRKKNYLYNNLKLGNSKSMYDTKGVKNSVHKYNDSHDKIHLKDNIKDHPPHKQSIDDEPELLCDDDNDDVDEYLLNFNYDTLFENSVTVHKDVLLYIDELKKMNKKKKNVYDNILNSCIISLKNCLSNGYHTNGNIINTEIIIKNLKIFDTSTTAVAKYACNHLYYEMIKKANIQIVNPLSLILIQTDEAYTGIIVKDLIQYRNGNIIQIMKNKESDFKLMKIYAIIPVKFTHNYSSILRSISSGHANFLMTFCGYKKC; encoded by the coding sequence ATGTTTAAAAGAGTTTGcgtatataaaaattccttttggaaatataaaaaacgATTTTTTAGTAAAAAATTAGTAAACATAGGGATTTTGGCACATATTGATGCAGGGAAAACAACAATATCtgaagatatattatatcaatCTAAAGAGATAAAGGTTAAGggtaatataaatgatcAGAATACGCAGTTagattttttaaaacaagAAAGAGAAAGAGGAATTACTATTAAGAGTGCTTATTCATGTTTTGAATGgcataaaataaaagtaaattTAATTGATACACCTGGACATATAGATTTTAGTAATGAAACCtttatatcattatgtGTATTAgataaatgtattattgTTATAGACTCTAAAGAAGGAGTACAAATTCAAAcgataaatatatttcgatacattaaagaaaatcttcctatctatttttttctaaataaaatggatataaatcatatagATATTGATTCTAATTTTTTGAGTATAAAAAATCGATTAACTAAAAAAGGATTACTTATAACATATCctatatatgaaaataaaaaattaaaatatatactaGATATCCCTTCTATGgttttatattcttatcCACAAATTAATTATGGTCAAACCTTTATGTATAATTCttactttttaaaaacttTATTAGAAGGAAGtttatatgaaaagaaattatattcTCATTTTGTTATGATAAATCCTAAACCAGATACTTTatcaaaagaaaataaaaacaaaaacaatataaatattcttaatgttttaaatgatgatattatagattatattataaaaaagagaGAAGAAATTATAGAAATTTTATGTGATTTAGACAATACTATTGAATATAAgtatttaaataatataccaATTTCATATGAACATTTCAAAAATTCTTTATCTTTATGTATTGATAAAAAGTACATATTTCCCATTTTTTCTGGAAGTGCCCTGCATTCATATGGTGTACATATATTGTTAGATTATATAACACATGATAATGAGATGGAGAAGGGGATGAAAAACGGGATGGAAGAGGAGAACGACGTGGAGATGGAGAAGGGGATGAAAAACGGGATGGAAGAGGAGAACGTCGTGGAGATGGAGAAGGAGAGAGAGATGAACCataataaagaaagaacaaataataatacaaatgaaaccccttttttatcttacgaaaaaataaataaagacaagtacaatatttatcaaaacaaaaaatgtGGCAACAATTCAGACATGTATCATCCATATGATACAACATATAACCATAACAATCTTATAAAAAACACagatattataaagaacaatataatttttaataataaaaaagcATTCAActctatatataaaaccataatatttatattcaaattagcaaatgaaaaaaatggGTTCAATACATTCTGTAAAGTATTTAAAGGGAAACTAAGCAAAAACACCAAATTGTTAAATctaagaaataaaaaaacagaAATAGTAAAAGGTATTTATAAAGTCAAAGCAGATAGATATATCACGACAAATGTGCTAGATACTAACGATATTGGTATGGTAAGAGgttttgaaaatattattctaTGTGATATAATTTGTGAGAAGGACGATGAAAAATCATcccataataataatgattttCCGAGTGAAGATCAAATGACTCACCATAATAAACAGAACAATGAATATAGACATAGGAATCATATAGAAAATACTTTCAATGAGTTATATCACAAATCGTATAAAGAAGATGAAAAGAATCATGCTCTTCTTGAAGGAACATATTCACagaataatttatttattggACATAATGATCTTCCCCCCTTCagtgatatatataaattattaaaagatgAAATACCAAATAAACAATGgttgtattttttaaaaagttaTAAAAAACGGATTGGTAAAAATATCATAGTATGTACATGTGCTATAGAACCAAaggaatataaaaaagaaaaagatttaaaaaatattttaaaacaaatatgTTTAGAAGATAATAGCATCTTGGTATTTActgataaaaataataaattagtTATTGGTTCTATAGGAATATTAAATATCGAAGTTATTatagataaaataaagaatgattataatatagatatCAAAACGAGTCCAGTTGAAATTATCCAGAAGGAATATATTCAAGgatattatgaaaatagtataaaaaaggaaatgaAAGTTGgttcatatatttctaCTATTATAGTTGGATTTgttataaaagaaaaagatgaaTTTATAGATATTTCTAGTTATGTAcaaaatgtattaaaaCATGAAAAAATTTCCCACTTTTTATCATCTGAAGAAAgaatacaaaataatatatacaataataaatataataataataaattaaatattccAGATAACCTGGATAAAGGTAACaatttgttattatatgatgatatacgttttgaagataataaaaaaatgtatatatccacaacaaatgatgataggcaaaattatgatgaacacgataatattaacatattGGATAATATGGAAATAAAAGCAATTACAGAAAAGgatagaaaaaaaaattatctaTACAATAACTTAAAGTTAGGTAATTCAAAATCTATGTATGATACCAAGGGTGTTAAAAATTCGGTTCATAAGTATAATGATAGTCATGACAAGATACACTTGaaggataatataaagGATCATCCTCCTCATAAACAAAGTATTGATGATGAACCTGAACTACTTTGTGAcgatgataatgatgatgtTGATGAATATCTCTTAAACTTTAATTATGATACTTTATTTGAAAACAGTGTTACAGTCCATAAAgatgtattattatacattgacgagttaaaaaaaatgaataaaaaaaaaaaaaatgtctatgataatattttaaatagttgtattatatctttaaaaAACTGTTTAAGTAATGGATATCATACTAAtggaaatattattaataccgaaataataataaaaaacttaaaaatatttgataCTTCAACTACAGCTGTAGCTAAATATGCATGtaatcatttatattatgaaatgataaaaaaagCAAATATACAAATAGTTAATCCTTTatcattaattttaatacaAACAGACGAAGCATATACTGGCATCATTGTAAAGGATTTAATACAATATAGAAACGGgaatattatacaaataatgaaaaataaagaatcAGATTTTAAActtatgaaaatatatgcaATAATTCCAGTGAAGTTTACACATAATTACTCTTCCATTTTACGATCTATATCTAGTGGACATGCTAACTTTCTTATGACTTTTTGTggttataaaaaatgttaa
- a CDS encoding mRNA methyltransferase, putative, producing MKNYKGEDSNDNVPKVSNTAASPSPSPSPSIPYNNNRGSKIGNSTYNQNFLNNNSSYNKQPNNLGASNYPYVNKNFTSPNNYVVNNVNQSYIPMNFNNVNISPNVPYNNNNNYNYGAYPNVNNNMIHNNNINNMDGKNNYSYDNNLKNVHMNEYTSFMGMKSYPVAPPPNINHMININQNNIHAYNNTNNNNNNNNNNIYMNNKFNVMKNIPPPPLPNNNIPNVPNIPSPPSVPNNTYHFNTNNHINTFAPQYISYDKDMHILKGEDENVINSNDDLKDGIKNERDRKFQDNTNNIHNKGNYNNKSTTCNINVDGRERLQNDYNQNFINTGERPQNFIRDSDENKRFIKYPKLKQLLELKNDIIKKRSTPARYIRCDLRTFDLGSLDIKFDVILIDPPWKEYYDRKIHNLHVLNNINLDQDLNNDMNNEKDKFWTLEDLANIEIEKIAEVPSFLFIWCGVTHLEDARVLLNKWGYRRCEDICWLKTNINEKNKKNKYLNEINNENSYLQRTTEHCLVGIKGAVRRSYDIHLIHANLDTDVIIAEETEQNIYDNNKPEELYKIIEKFCLGRRKIELFGTNRNIRNGWLTLGKHIDTTLFNKEEYTSWFEGDIAWPEATSYVGGKYMGTTNEIENLRPKSPP from the coding sequence ATGAAAAATTACAAAGGTGAAGATTCAAATGACAATGTTCCCAAGGTTTCAAATACTGCTGCTTCTCCATCTCCATCTCCTTCTCCTTCTATACCTTATAATAACAACCGAGGAAGTAAAATAGGGAACTCCACATATAATCAGAACTTtctaaataataattcatcatataataaacagCCAAATAATTTAGGAGCATCAAATTATCcttatgtaaataaaaacttTACAAGTCCAAATAATTATGTTGTAAATAATGTTAATCAAAGTTATATTCCAATGAATTTTAATAATGTGAATATAAGCCCTAACGTTCcatataacaataataataattataactATGGGGCTTACCcaaatgtaaataataatatgatacataataataatataaataatatggatgggaaaaataattattcttatgataataatttaaaaaatgttcaTATGAATGAATATACTTCATTTATGGGGATGAAAAGTTATCCAGTCGCTCCTCCACCTAATATAAAccatatgataaatattaatcagaataatatacatgcatataataacacaaataataacaataataataataataataatatttatatgaataataaatttaatgttatgaaaaatataccCCCACCTCCTCTtccaaataataatataccCAATGTACCAAATATTCCTAGTCCTCCTAGCGTTCCAAATAACACTTATCATTTTAACACAAACAACCATATAAATACGTTTGCTCCACAATACATTTCCTACGATAAAGATATGCATATACTTAAAGGGGAAGATGAAAATGTAATAAACAGTAATGATGATTTGAAAGACGGCATAAAGAACGAACGCGATCGTAAATTTCAagataatacaaataatatccataataaaggaaattataataataaaagtacTACATGCAATATAAATGTAGATGGAAGAGAAAGATTACAAAATGATTATAACCAAAACTTTATCAATACAGGAGAAAGACCTCAAAATTTTATAAGAGATAgtgatgaaaataaaagatttattaaatatcCTAAACTAAAACAATTAttagaattaaaaaatgatataataaaaaaaagatcAACACCAGCTAGATATATTCGTTGTGATTTAAGAACATTTGATTTGGGTTCTTTAGATATCAAATTTGATGTCATACTTATCGATCCTCCTTGGAAAGAATATTACGATAGAAAAATACATAACTTGCATGTActgaataatattaatttagatcaagatttaaataatgacatgaataatgaaaaagataaattCTGGACTTTAGAAGATTTAGCCAATATAgaaattgaaaaaattgCTGAAGTACCTTCATTCCTTTTTATATGGTGTGGTGTTACACACCTAGAAGATGCTCGagttttattaaataaatggGGATATCGTAGATGTGAAGATATATGTTGgttaaaaacaaatattaatgaaaaaaataaaaaaaataaatacctaaatgaaataaataatgaaaattcTTACTTACAAAGAACCACTGAGCACTGTTTAGTAGGTATCAAAGGAGCTGTTAGAAGATCTTATgatattcatttaatacATGCAAATTTAGATACAGATGTTATTATAGCAGAGGAAACagaacaaaatatatatgataataacaAACCAGAAGaattatacaaaattaTTGAAAAATTCTGTTTAGGAAGAAGGAAAATTGAATTATTTGGAACTAATCGAAATATAAGAAATGGATGGTTAACCTTAGGAAAACATATAGATACtacattatttaataaagaagaatatACAAGTTGGTTCGAAGGTGATATTGCTTGGCCTGAGGCAACTTCATATGTGGGTGGAAAATATATGGGCACGACCAATGAAATAGAAAACTTACGCCCCAAATCTCCCCCA
- a CDS encoding serine hydroxymethyltransferase, putative → MFNNDPLQKYDKELFDLLEKEKNRQIETINLIASENLTNTAVRECLGDRISNKYSEGYPHKRYYGGNDYVDEIEELCYKRALEAFNVSEEEWGVNVQPLSGSAANVQALYALVGVKGKIMGMHLCSGGHLTHGFFDEKKKVSITSDLFESKLYKCNSEGYVDMESVRNLALSFQPKVIICGYTSYPRDIDYKGFREICDEVNAYLFADISHISSFVACNLLNNPFTYADVVTTTTHKILRGPRSALIFFNKKRNPGIDQKINSSVFPSFQGGPHNNKIAAVACQLKEVNTPFFKEYTKQVLLNSKALAECLLKRNLDLVTNGTDNHLIVVDLRKYNITGSKLQETCNAINIALNKNTIPSDVDCVSPSGIRIGTPALTTRGCKEKDMEFIADMLLKAILLTDELQQKYGKKLVDFKKGLVNNPKIDELKKEVVQWAKNLPFP, encoded by the exons atg TTTAATAACGACCCTTTGCAAAAATATGACAAGGAGCTCTTTGATTTATtagaaaaggaaaagaacAGACAAATAGAAACAATTAACCTTATAGCTTCAGAG AATTTAACAAACACAGCAGTACGTGAATGCCTTGGAGATAGAATAAGCAATAAATATTCCGAAGGTTATCCTCATAAAAGATATTATGGTGGGAATGATTATGTGGATGAAATAGAAGAGTTATGTTATAAAAGAGCATTGGAAGCCTTTAATGTAAGTGAAGAAGAATGGGGTGTGAACGTACAACCGTTGTCAGGTTCAGCTGCGAATGTTCAAGCCTTATATGCCTTAGTAGGAGTTAAAGGTAAAATAATGGGTATGCATTTATGTTCAGGTGGTCATTTGACACATGGTTTTTTtgatgaaaagaaaaaagtaTCTATTACATCCGATTTATTTGAATctaaattatataaatgtaacAGTGAAGGATATGTTGATATGGAATCTGTTCGAAATCTTGCCTTATCCTTTCAACCTAAAGTTATTATTTGTGGTTATACGAGTTATCCTAGAGATATTGATTATAAAGGGTTTAGAGAAATATGTGATGAAGTTAATGCTTATTTATTTGCTGATATATCTCATATTTCAAGTTTTGTTGCAtgtaatttattaaataacCCATTCACATATGCTGATGTAGTTACTACTACTacacataaaatattaagaGGACCAAGAAGTGCActgattttttttaataaaaaaagaaaccCAGGTATTGatcaaaaaattaatagTTCCGTATTTCCAAGTTTCCAAGGTGGACCacataataacaaaatagCTGCTGTTGCTTGTCAATTAAAAGAGGTTAATACACCATTCTTTAAAGAATATACAAAACAAGTTCTACTAAATAGTAAAGCACTAGCAGAATGTCTACTTAAAAGAAATCTAGATTTAGTAACTAATGGAACCGATAATCATCTTATAGTTGTAGatttaagaaaatataatattacagGATCAAAACTTCAAGAAACATGTAATGCAATCAATATAgctttaaataaaaatactaTACCTTCAGATGTTGATTGTGTTTCACCTAGTGGAATTCGTATAGGTACCCCAGCACTAACCACTAGAGGTTGTAAAGAAAAAGACATGGAATTTATTGCTGACATGTTATTGAAGGCTATACTCTTAACAGATGAATTGCAACAAAAATACGGCAAAAAATTAGTTGACTTTAAAAAAGGCCTTGTTAATAACCCTAAAATAGACGAACTTAAAAAGGAAGTTGTTCAATGGGCAAAAAACTTACCATTTCCCTAA
- a CDS encoding ATP synthase subunit beta, mitochondrial, putative: MHKLKLFNHWKKLPMFMKFGGSPNLGINCRYVSSSEHLNMKKNISVGNKNTEVSNKIKIGKIAQVIGAVVDVEFEDTPPSILNALEVELDNKKLILEVSQHLGNKVVRTIAMDATDGLVRGQEVKDSGNPICVPVGKETLGRIMNVIGEPIDECGHINHKKTLPIHRDPPLFTDQSTEPALLITGIKVVDLIAPYAKGGKIGLFGGAGVGKTVLIMELINNVAKKHGGYSVFAGVGERTREGNDLYHEMITTGVIKKKKIGNNEFDFNGSKAALVYGQMNEPPGARARVALTGLTVAEYFRDEENQDVLLFIDNIYRFTQAGSEVSALLGRIPSAVGYQPTLATDLGALQERITTTKNGSITSVQAVYVPADDLTDPAPATTFSHLDATTVLSRSIAELGIYPAVDPLDSTSRMLTPDIVGAEQYQVARNVQQILQDYKSLQDIIAILGIDELSEQDKLTVARARKVQRFLSQPFAVAEVFTGKPGRFVELEDTIIGFSELLKGNCDDLPEMAFYMVGGLEEVKSKALEMAKQVS, from the coding sequence atgcaTAAGTTGAAACTGTTCAATCACTGGAAGAAGCTTCCAATGTTCATGAAATTTGGAGGCTCTCCAAATTTAGGAATTAATTGTCGCTATGTTAGTAGCAGTGaacatttaaatatgaagaaaaatataagcGTTGGAAATAAGAATACTGAAGTtagtaataaaataaaaattggTAAAATAGCGCAAGTGATAGGTGCAGTTGTAGATGTAGAATTTGAGGATACACCACCATCTATATTAAATGCTTTAGAAGTAGAATTGGATAACAAGAAATTAATTTTAGAAGTTTCTCAGCATTTAGGTAATAAGGTAGTAAGAACAATTGCAATGGATGCTACCGATGGTTTAGTTAGAGGTCAAGAAGTAAAGGATAGTGGTAACCCTATATGTGTACCAGTAGGTAAAGAAACATTAGGGAGAATTATGAATGTTATTGGGGAACCAATAGATGAATGTGGACATATTAATCATAAGAAAACATTACCTATACATAGAGATCCTCCATTATTTACAGATCAAAGTACAGAACCTGCTTTATTAATCACAGGTATTAAAGTTGTAGATTTAATAGCTCCATATGCTAAAGGTGGGAAAATTGGATTGTTTGGTGGTGCAGGAGTAGGTAAAACTGTGCTCATTATGGAACTTATTAATAATGTAGCTAAAAAACACGGTGGATATTCTGTTTTTGCTGGTGTAGGGGAAAGAACTAGAGAAGGTAATGATTTATATCATGAAATGATAACAACTGGtgttattaaaaaaaagaaaattgGAAATAATGAATTCGATTTTAATGGCTCTAAAGCTGCTCTGGTATATGGTCAAATGAATGAACCTCCTGGTGCTCGTGCAAGAGTTGCATTAACAGGTTTGACAGTTGCTGAATATTTTAGAGATGAAGAAAATCAAGATgtcttattatttattgataatatttatagatTTACACAAGCAGGATCAGAAGTCTCGGCTTTGTTAGGTCGTATTCCTTCAGCTGTGGGTTATCAACCAACTTTAGCAACAGATTTAGGTGCATTACAAGAAAGAATTACAACAACAAAAAATGGTTCTATTACATCTGTACAGGCCGTTTATGTACCAGCTGATGATTTAACAGACCCTGCACCTGCAACTACTTTTTCTCACTTAGATGCTACTACTGTCTTATCAAGATCTATAGCAGAATTAGGAATTTATCCAGCAGTGGATCCTTTAGATTCTACTTCTAGGATGTTAACACCAGATATTGTAGGTGCTGAACAATACCAAGTTGCTAGAAATGTACAACAAATATTACAAGATTATAAATCACTCCAAGATATTATTGCTATTCTTGGTATTGATGAATTATCAGAACAAGATAAATTGACTGTTGCTAGAGCTAGAAAAGTACAAAGGTTTTTATCACAACCTTTTGCTGTTGCTGAAGTTTTTACAGGAAAACCTGGTAGATTTGTGGAATTAGAAGATACCATTATTGGGTTCTCAGAACTTTTAAAAGGTAATTGTGATGACTTACCTGAAATGGCCTTTTATATGGTTGGAGGTTTAGAGGAGGTCAAATCTAAAGCTTTAGAAATGGCTAAGCAAGTTTCttga